In the Blautia coccoides genome, AGGTGCAGCATGCTGCCAATGACAGCAACACACTGCTTCAGTCACGTATTAACTCAGGGGATATCCCGGATGTATTTGACGTGGAGTCAGGAACATCTGCTCAGAAATACTATGAATATGCTTATGATTGGACAGACGAGAAAGAGGTACTGGATAAATTCAATGAGCCGGCTTTGGATACGGGAAAAGACGCTGACGGGAAGATCATGTCTCTGCCCTGGACCTATGAAAATATGGGCCTGATCTATAACAAAGACTTGTTTGAAAAAGCAGGTATCACAGAGCTTCCAAAGACTATGGATGAACTGGAAGCAGCCTGCGAGAAACTGGATGCGGCAGGCATCACAGCATTTTCTCTGGCAGCCAAGGAGACTTGGGTACTGCAGCAGTTGTCCACACATTACATGATGGACAAAACTCTGGATGCCAAAGGCGTTGTGGAAAAACTCAACAGCGGAGATCTGAAATTCAAAGACCTCAAAAATTTCCAGAATGTATTCCGCCTTCTGGATCTGGCTGTAAAATACGGACCGGACAAACCACTTGAAGTTGACTGGGAGACAAGTGAGAATATGCTTGCAAACGGTGAGGCAGCTATCATTCATATGGGTGACTGGTGCCAGTCTACACTGGATTCCTTTAACCCGGATGCAAACCTGGCATTCCTTCCCTGCCCGGTAAGTGACAATGCAGATGACGCAACACTGCTGTCATCCTGTAACTGGACATATATTGTAAATAAAGACTCTGAAAATCTTGACCTGGCAAAAGAATATCTGGAATATATCCTTACATCTGAGGAAGGCCAGAAATGGATGTGCGACGGTGTTGGAGCTGTACCGGGCGTCAAGACGGATATGGATGTAAAAGGCGCGCTTGCCAATGATGCGTCCACATATGTGGAAGAGGGCAAAACAAACGGATGGATCCATACCATCGAGCCAAACGGCTACGGCGACATTGTAGGACCGGCACTGCAGGCTTATATGACTGGTGATATGACTGCAGAACAGGTGACGGAAGAGTTCCAGAACGGATGGGTTGTACAGTAAAGTTGGAAACTGCGGCGGGGTAACGATGACCGGACGGGGCTGTTGCGGCTGCAACGGCCCCGTTTTTTATAACACAGGCGAGCTTTTGGGATTTCCCTGTGTTACAAAAACCTCCGGGCAGGAGGCACACTGCGGCCTGCTGTTGTGGAAGGGGAAAATGGAGGCGTGAAAGTGAAAAGCAAAGGAAAAACAAAAGATTTATTGATTTTTGCATTGTTTGTATTTCCGGCAGTGGCATTTGTGCTTTTTTCCACAGATGTGCCGTTTCTGATGAACCTGTATTATTCTGTGTTTAACTGGAATGGGATCAGCAAGGATATGGAGTTTGTAGGACTTCAAAACTTTGTAAATATATTTACCAATGATGCGCTGTTTTGGAAGAGTACTGCATTTACATTGAAGTTCTCGGTGTTCTATGTTGTGATCGTAAACGTCCTGTCTCTTACAGTGGCACTGGTAATGGCGAAAGAGAAGAAGAGTTCAAGCGTGGGACGTGCGTTTTATTATATTCCGTACATAATCAGTTTGACTGCCATCAGCCTGATCTGGAAGTTTATTCTGGGTCCGGGATTTGAGGCTCTGTATCAGGTGACGGGATGGGAGATGTTTAACTGGAGCTGGCTTGGCACAGCGAAACTGGCATTCTTTGTTGTGGTCATCATGACGGTATGGCAGAATCTGGGATTCTATATGGTGAACTATATTGCGGGTATCATAGCGGTTCCGAAAGAACTCATTGAGGCTGCCAAGATAGACGGCGCCAATAAGTTCCAGGTGCTTAGAAAAGTGACTGTGCCGCTGATCATGCCGGCAGTGTCTATCTGTATGCTCACATCCCTGACATTTGCCTTCAAGTTATTTGATGTCATCATGGTATTTACAAAGGGCGGTCCGGCAAACTCCACCATTTCTGTGGCGTACAATATATATAAAGAAGCGTTTGTCAACAACCGTTATGGAATGGCTACCGCAAAATCCCTTGTATTTGTGGTGTTTGTGCTGATCGTTACAGTGATCCAGCTTAAAGTAACCAAGAGTAAGGAGGTAGAGGCATAATGAAAAAAGTGAGAAAAATCAGCATTCTTTCCATTATAGTGTTCATATGTTCCGTGTTTTGGCTGATGCCCCTGCTTCTGATATTTATCAACTCGTTTAAGCCTTATAATGATATGCTGCAGGAATTCCTGGCTCTTCCCAAGAGCTGGAGCCTGAATATGTATATAGAGACCTGGACAAAGTTTGATTTCCCGCTGCTGATAGGGAATACGCTTTTGTATACGGTGTGTACAGTGCTCATTATCGCGCTCCTTGCGCCTATGGCGGCTTACAAGCTGGCGAGAACAAAGGGCAGGCTGTCAGGCGCATGCTTTGTTCTGATCATCATTCCTATGATGGTGCCGTTCCAGTCTTACATGATCACATTGACCAGACTGGTGGCAAATCTGGGAATGACAGGGAGTAAAATAGGTTATATACTGGTGAGTACAGGTCTCTGTATGCCGCTGGCTGTATATATGATCCACGGGTTTGTAAAAAATGTACCAATTGAATTGGAAGAGTGCGCCTGCATCGACGGTGCCGGCAAGGTGAGAACATACTTTAATATTGTACTGCCGCTGCTGAAACCGATCCTGACAACAGTTGTAGTTTTGGATACTCTGGCTACCTGGAATGATATCATTACCAACCAGCTCATCGTCGGAGGAAATGCAAAGGCTATGAATATCCAGAATGCGCTTTACATGCAGTTCTCTGCACAGACGGCAGACTGGGAACATGCCCTTCCGGGTATCGTAATGTCCATGATCCCCAGTTTGATCTTCTTTGTGATCATGCAGAAGCATATCGTAGGCGGTATTACAGCGGGAGCAGTGAAGGGTTAAGCGTAACGGCTAAAAGGACTTTGCCTGTAACTGTGATGAGGCTGAAAAGCTGCGGTTAAGTTAAAAGAAAGAGAGGTATTTTTTATGAGAGTAGGAGTTTTGATAGAGCTTTTTCGTGATACAGATATAGATGCCAGATTCGCGGAGCTGCGTTCCATGGGGATGGAGAGCTGCCAGTTGGTGTGCTGGGATAGAGAGATCATGGATCAGGAGAATGCGGATAAGGTGAATGCGGCTGCTGAACATCATAAAGTAGATATCACAGCATTCTGGTGCGGCTGGGAAGGCCCTAGAGTATGGGATTTCTATGACGGACAGCTTACCCTGGGACTTGTGCCTGAGGCGTTCCGCTTTGAGCGTGTGAAGATGCTGCAGGAGGGTATCAGGTTTGCTGCTATGATCCATGTAAAAGATGTGGCGACCCATGTGGGGTATATGCCTGAAAATCCCTATGATCCCAACTACGCGGGTGTTCTTGTTTGTCTGAAAGAACTGGTAAAGCAGTGTAAGGAAAACGGCCAGAATTTCCTCTTTGAGACAGGACAGGAGACGCCGGTTACACTGAAAAGGGCGATCCAGGATATAGAAAAAGAACTGGGAAAAGGTAATGTGGGCATTAACCTGGATCCTGCCAATCTGGTCATGTACGGAAAAGCAAATCCCGTGGACGCGCTGGAGGTATTCGGTGAATATGTCATGGGTATCCACGGCAAGGATGGAAAATACCCTACAGACGGTCACATGCTTGGCGATGAAGTGCCTCTGGGACAGGGTAAGGTGAATTACCCCGCTTTTGTGGCTAAACTGAAAGAGATTGGATATGCAGGAGATATCACTATTGAGCGTGAAATTTCCGGTGAAGAGCAGAAAAAGGATATTGTAATGGCGAAAGCGGTTCTCGATGAACTGCTGAAATAAAAAGAAAAAGGCACCGTCTGCGGGACGGCGCAGTATCTGTAAAATACAGAACTGGGCGGCTCCGCAGACGGTGCCTTTTTGTTGTATGGAAACATCCTTCAGGCAGGATGCTTTTTTCGGAAATCCATGTTTACCGTGTTTCCTCTTTTGGCAACTCCTCTTCTTTTTCCAGATAAGGCCGGAAGATACGATACAGAAAGAACGAGTCAATATAAGCCGTGAGGGCAAAGCCGAAGAAGAACCAACAGCACGCGTACAGAGGCATTAGCTTCAGATCCTGATATGTCATATACATGGGCAGAATGGTAATGACAGCCATGGCCAGTGTGGAGGGGAAATGCATGAAGGCAAACAAAAATGCGTTTTTCAGCAGTTTCCCGGCGGTGTTGGCAAAAGCCGCAATGACTGGGAAGATGTAGAGGGCCACGATCACCAGAAGACCCATAAGAGCCTCTGACATGTAGAGCAGAATCTTTCCATAGGAAAATGTACCCTGAGTCTGCATAAGAAAACGGATATTCAGAAACAATATGACTCCTGCCAGCAGAATGCCCAGCCAGATCACCAGGGATTGGACGAAATTTTGTTTGAACGCGCGGAAAAAGGTTTTGGATGTACTGCTGTCATTTCCTTTTACCATGCGCAGTGTGCAGTGATACAGCGCTGTCATGGCCGGTCCTATGGTGATGACGGGGATACAGCAGAGAATGAACAAAAGATTGGCGACCACCAGATCTCCGATTTTGCTGAGAAAAATATGAACTACATTGTCTTCGTTTAAAAGATTCATAATTTCCGCCCTTTCTGAATAGAATGTATTTTAGTAACTGATTGGCAGGTTTGTACATTTTTTCTGCCGGCCGTTACATGCTTTGATATGATTCTAAGGGTTATTCTAGCATTAAATGATGAAGAATGCAATTGCGGTATGTAATTTTGAGCGGAAAAATAGAAAAAACAGGAAAATTGTAAAAAATATGGAATAATGTAATCTGATTTAGACTTAATGTGGTCTTGATATGTGAGAATGAACCCGTCATTGTGACGAAAACTATCAAAAGTATATGGAAAACAAAGCTTGCAAGGCAATTAAACTGCAATGAAAACCTGGTGAAATCAAGGAAAAGTGTAAAAAACGCACAAACATATAACATTATGACATATTATAAAAACATATATCCATTTAACATTATTCCATGTGCAACTATAATAAGGATATCACTCAGGGATACAGTAAAAACTGTTAATCTGACGAAAACTTTAATGCAAAAGGAGGAGCAAGTATGAAATTCAGAAAGGTAGCAGCATTATCACTGGCAAGCGTTATGGCACTGTCACTGGCAGCATGTGGAGGAAACAGCGGCGGAGACAGCAAGGGTTCTGACGACAGCAGCACAAAGACAGAAGGTGAAGGCGAGAAGGCCGAAAGCGGTAGCTCCAGTGATGCAGAACTTTCCGTATCTATCTGGGATACCAACCAGGAACCGGGTATCAAAGAAATCCTGGCTGACTTTACAGAGCAGACCGGCATTAAGACAAAACTTTCTGTAGTAAAATGGGACGAGTATTGGACCATGTTGGAGGCAGGCGCACAGGGCGGTTCCCTTCCGGATGTATTCTGGATGCATTCCAATGAGAGCCAGAGATACATGTCCAATGATATGCTTCTTGATCTGACAGACAAGATTGCAGACAGTGATAAGATCGACCCGGAAAACTACCCATCCGATATCTGGGGTCTGTATACATATGAAGACAAATATTATGCAGTTCCTAAGGATGTAGATACCATCGCTCTGTGGTACAACAAGGCAATGTTTGATGAGGCCGGACTTGACTATCCTACAGCAGACTGGACATGGGATGACGTGACAGAAGCAGCTAAGAAGCTGACAAAAGAAGACGGAAGCCAGTACGGTATGGCTCTGAGAAATGACAACAACCAGGCCGGTTACTACAACATGATCTATGATAACGGCGGAACCGTCATCAGTGATGACAAGAAAACATCCGGATGGGATGATCCTAAGACCATCGAAGCAATGCAGATGTTAGAAGGATGGATCAAAGACGGAGTTATGCCTTCCATCGAGACAATGTCTGAGAACGGTGAGGACGTACTGTTCCAGTCCGGAAAAGTTGCTATGGTATTCCAGGGTTCCTGGATGCTGGCAGCATATCGTGACAATGAGTACACAGCAGAAAACTGTGACGTTGTAGAACTTCCGAAGAACGCGTCAACAGGAAGAAGAGCCTCCATCTATAACGGACTCGGATGGGCAGCAGCAGCTAACGGC is a window encoding:
- a CDS encoding ABC transporter substrate-binding protein yields the protein MMKKTLAVLMTAALAASCLTACGGGGGSTEESKGDSGKDSADSGKEVTLKVFDAHAYGLDEYAEMAKKFEESHPGVKIEVQHAANDSNTLLQSRINSGDIPDVFDVESGTSAQKYYEYAYDWTDEKEVLDKFNEPALDTGKDADGKIMSLPWTYENMGLIYNKDLFEKAGITELPKTMDELEAACEKLDAAGITAFSLAAKETWVLQQLSTHYMMDKTLDAKGVVEKLNSGDLKFKDLKNFQNVFRLLDLAVKYGPDKPLEVDWETSENMLANGEAAIIHMGDWCQSTLDSFNPDANLAFLPCPVSDNADDATLLSSCNWTYIVNKDSENLDLAKEYLEYILTSEEGQKWMCDGVGAVPGVKTDMDVKGALANDASTYVEEGKTNGWIHTIEPNGYGDIVGPALQAYMTGDMTAEQVTEEFQNGWVVQ
- a CDS encoding carbohydrate ABC transporter permease: MKSKGKTKDLLIFALFVFPAVAFVLFSTDVPFLMNLYYSVFNWNGISKDMEFVGLQNFVNIFTNDALFWKSTAFTLKFSVFYVVIVNVLSLTVALVMAKEKKSSSVGRAFYYIPYIISLTAISLIWKFILGPGFEALYQVTGWEMFNWSWLGTAKLAFFVVVIMTVWQNLGFYMVNYIAGIIAVPKELIEAAKIDGANKFQVLRKVTVPLIMPAVSICMLTSLTFAFKLFDVIMVFTKGGPANSTISVAYNIYKEAFVNNRYGMATAKSLVFVVFVLIVTVIQLKVTKSKEVEA
- a CDS encoding carbohydrate ABC transporter permease; this encodes MKKVRKISILSIIVFICSVFWLMPLLLIFINSFKPYNDMLQEFLALPKSWSLNMYIETWTKFDFPLLIGNTLLYTVCTVLIIALLAPMAAYKLARTKGRLSGACFVLIIIPMMVPFQSYMITLTRLVANLGMTGSKIGYILVSTGLCMPLAVYMIHGFVKNVPIELEECACIDGAGKVRTYFNIVLPLLKPILTTVVVLDTLATWNDIITNQLIVGGNAKAMNIQNALYMQFSAQTADWEHALPGIVMSMIPSLIFFVIMQKHIVGGITAGAVKG
- a CDS encoding sugar phosphate isomerase/epimerase family protein, which encodes MRVGVLIELFRDTDIDARFAELRSMGMESCQLVCWDREIMDQENADKVNAAAEHHKVDITAFWCGWEGPRVWDFYDGQLTLGLVPEAFRFERVKMLQEGIRFAAMIHVKDVATHVGYMPENPYDPNYAGVLVCLKELVKQCKENGQNFLFETGQETPVTLKRAIQDIEKELGKGNVGINLDPANLVMYGKANPVDALEVFGEYVMGIHGKDGKYPTDGHMLGDEVPLGQGKVNYPAFVAKLKEIGYAGDITIEREISGEEQKKDIVMAKAVLDELLK
- a CDS encoding YesL family protein, translated to MNLLNEDNVVHIFLSKIGDLVVANLLFILCCIPVITIGPAMTALYHCTLRMVKGNDSSTSKTFFRAFKQNFVQSLVIWLGILLAGVILFLNIRFLMQTQGTFSYGKILLYMSEALMGLLVIVALYIFPVIAAFANTAGKLLKNAFLFAFMHFPSTLAMAVITILPMYMTYQDLKLMPLYACCWFFFGFALTAYIDSFFLYRIFRPYLEKEEELPKEETR
- a CDS encoding ABC transporter substrate-binding protein, translated to MKFRKVAALSLASVMALSLAACGGNSGGDSKGSDDSSTKTEGEGEKAESGSSSDAELSVSIWDTNQEPGIKEILADFTEQTGIKTKLSVVKWDEYWTMLEAGAQGGSLPDVFWMHSNESQRYMSNDMLLDLTDKIADSDKIDPENYPSDIWGLYTYEDKYYAVPKDVDTIALWYNKAMFDEAGLDYPTADWTWDDVTEAAKKLTKEDGSQYGMALRNDNNQAGYYNMIYDNGGTVISDDKKTSGWDDPKTIEAMQMLEGWIKDGVMPSIETMSENGEDVLFQSGKVAMVFQGSWMLAAYRDNEYTAENCDVVELPKNASTGRRASIYNGLGWAAAANGSHTDEAWQLIEYLGSKEAQEKQAELGVTMSAYTGTSDAWAKSADFNLEAYLNMMDDMVIRPYSKTTVTWENEDNEILKSVYTGEMSMEDACKKMAEQMNEKLAEE